A stretch of the Salvelinus fontinalis isolate EN_2023a chromosome 22, ASM2944872v1, whole genome shotgun sequence genome encodes the following:
- the klhl7 gene encoding kelch-like protein 7 isoform X2: MASTSMASAAVTGDKPSGSGSKKKNEKKFASKEESRFLSSIMGVMNNLRKQGTLCDVILVVQGKHIPAHRVVLAAASHFFSLMFTTSMMESTSHEVELRSAEPEIIELLVEFVYTARISVNSSNVQSLLDAANQYQIEPVKKMCVDFLKEQVDATNCLGISALAECLDCPELKLSADDFIHQHFTEVYKLDEFLQLNVTQLTQLLHQDTLTVRAEDQIYESAVRWLKYDVCNRQSHMVEVLGCVRFPLVSKAFLSKTVQAEPLIQDNPECLKMVISGMRYHLLCPEDREELGENSRPRRKKHDYRIALFGGSQPQSCRYFNPKDYSWSDIRCPFEKRRDATAVFWDNVVYILGGSQLFPIKRMDCYNVLKDSWYSKLGPPTPRDSLAACASQGKIYTSGGSEVGSSALNLFECYDTRCESWQTKASMLMPRCSHGSVEANGLIYVCGGSLGNNVSGRVLSNCEVYDSVKEEWRELSGMREARKNHGLVFVNNRIYAVGGMNGLGGLDSVEYYDIGRNEWHVAAAMPWRGMNVRCAAVSGVIYVLAGFQGVGRLGHILEYHTDTDRWVTCSKVRAFPVTSCLICVVDTCGAKEEETESTHTHTVPPSSSTA; this comes from the exons ATGGCCAGCACCAGCATGGCTTCTGCAGCTGTAACAGGAGACAAACCCTCAGGTTCGGGTTCTAAGAAGAAGAATGAAAAGAAGTTTGCTTCCAAAGAGGAGTCCAGATTCCTGTCCAGTATCATGGGCGTCATGAACAACCTAAGGAAACAG GGTACCCTATGTGATGTGATCTTGGTGGTTCAGGGGAAACATATTCCTGCTCACAGAGTGGTTTTAGCTGCAGCCAGCCACTTCTTCAGCCTCATGTTTACTA cCAGCATGATGGAGTCTACCAGTCACGAGGTGGAGTTGAGGAGTGCTGAGCCTGAGATCATAGAACTGTTGGTGGAGTTTGTCTACACCGCTCG tatcTCAGTGAACAGCAGTAATGTCCAGTCTTTGCTGGATGCAGCCAACCAGTACCAGATAGAACCTGTGAAGAAGATGTGTGTTGACTTCCTAAAAGAGCAAGTCGATGCAACCAACTGTCTGG gCATCTCTGCTCTAGCGGAGTGTTTGGACTGTCCAGAATTGAAGCTGTCAGCGGATGACTTCATCCATCAACACTTCACTGAGGTCTATAAATTGGATGAATTCCTCCAACTGAACGTCACCCAGCTCACACAGCTACTGCACCAAGACACACTCACTGTCCGGGCCGAGGACCAG atctATGAGTCTGCGGTGCGGTGGCTGAAGTATGATGTGTGTAACAGACAGAGTCACATGGTGGAGGTGTTGGGCTGTGTTCGTTTCCCTCTGGTGTCCAAAGCCTTCCTCTCTAAGACCGTCCAGGCTGAACCCCTCATACAGGACAACCCAGAGTGTCTCAAGATGGTCATCA GTGGGATGCGGTACCACCTGTTGTGCCCAGAGGATCGTGAGGAGTTGGGAGAGAACAGTCGCCCGCGGCGTAAGAAACACGACTACAGGATTGCTCTGTTTGGAGGCTCGCAACCACAGTCCTGCAGATACTTCAACCCTAAG GACTACAGCTGGTCAGACATTCGTTGTCCGTTTGAGAAGCGTCGTGATGCCACGGCGGTGTTCTGGGATAATGTTGTTTACATCCTGGGAGGATCTCAGCTGTTCCCCATCAAGAGGATGGACTGTTACAACGTACTGAAGGACAGCTGGTACTCCAAACTAG GCCCCCCTACACCACGGGACAGTCTGGCTGCTTGCGCCTCTCAGGGCAAGATCTACACCTCTGGAGGGTCGGAAGTAG gcaGCTCAGCATTGAACCTGTTTGAGTGTTATGACACGCGGTGTGAGTCATGGCAGACCAAAGCCAGTATGTTGATGCCTCGCTGTAGCCACGGCAGCGTGGAGGCCAATGGGCTCATCTACGTCTGCGGAGGGTCCCTAGGCAACAACGTCTCTGGGAGGGTCCTCAGCAACTGTGAGGTCTATGACTCCGTTAAGGAGGA aTGGAGGGAGCTGAGTGGGATGAGGGAAGCCAGGAAGAACCACGGTCTGGTGTTTGTCAACAACAGAATCTATGCTGTGGGAGGAATGAACGGACTGg GTGGGCTGGACTCGGTGGAGTACTATGACATCGGCAGGAATGAGTGGCACGTTGCCGCGGCGATGCCGTGGCGTGGGATGAACGTGAGGTGTGCTGCAGTCAGCGGAGTGATTTACGTACTGGCAGGTTTCCAGGGTGTCGGACGACTAGGACACATCCTGGAGTaccacactgacactgacag gtgggtgaCGTGCAGTAAGGTGAGAGCGTTCCCCGTCACCAGCTGTCTGATCTGTGTGGTGGACACCTGTGGGGCCAAGGAAGAGGAGACTGagtcaacacacactcacacagtaccCCCATCATCATCCACAGCATAA
- the klhl7 gene encoding kelch-like protein 7 isoform X1, translated as MASTSMASAAVTGDKPSGSGSKKKNEKKFASKEESRFLSSIMGVMNNLRKQGTLCDVILVVQGKHIPAHRVVLAAASHFFSLMFTTSMMESTSHEVELRSAEPEIIELLVEFVYTARISVNSSNVQSLLDAANQYQIEPVKKMCVDFLKEQVDATNCLGISALAECLDCPELKLSADDFIHQHFTEVYKLDEFLQLNVTQLTQLLHQDTLTVRAEDQIYESAVRWLKYDVCNRQSHMVEVLGCVRFPLVSKAFLSKTVQAEPLIQDNPECLKMVISGMRYHLLCPEDREELGENSRPRRKKHDYRIALFGGSQPQSCRYFNPKDYSWSDIRCPFEKRRDATAVFWDNVVYILGGSQLFPIKRMDCYNVLKDSWYSKLGPPTPRDSLAACASQGKIYTSGGSEVGSSALNLFECYDTRCESWQTKASMLMPRCSHGSVEANGLIYVCGGSLGNNVSGRVLSNCEVYDSVKEEWRELSGMREARKNHGLVFVNNRIYAVGGMNGLGMAHTHTHTHIHCRVCLGYIYMCECIGGLDSVEYYDIGRNEWHVAAAMPWRGMNVRCAAVSGVIYVLAGFQGVGRLGHILEYHTDTDRWVTCSKVRAFPVTSCLICVVDTCGAKEEETESTHTHTVPPSSSTA; from the exons ATGGCCAGCACCAGCATGGCTTCTGCAGCTGTAACAGGAGACAAACCCTCAGGTTCGGGTTCTAAGAAGAAGAATGAAAAGAAGTTTGCTTCCAAAGAGGAGTCCAGATTCCTGTCCAGTATCATGGGCGTCATGAACAACCTAAGGAAACAG GGTACCCTATGTGATGTGATCTTGGTGGTTCAGGGGAAACATATTCCTGCTCACAGAGTGGTTTTAGCTGCAGCCAGCCACTTCTTCAGCCTCATGTTTACTA cCAGCATGATGGAGTCTACCAGTCACGAGGTGGAGTTGAGGAGTGCTGAGCCTGAGATCATAGAACTGTTGGTGGAGTTTGTCTACACCGCTCG tatcTCAGTGAACAGCAGTAATGTCCAGTCTTTGCTGGATGCAGCCAACCAGTACCAGATAGAACCTGTGAAGAAGATGTGTGTTGACTTCCTAAAAGAGCAAGTCGATGCAACCAACTGTCTGG gCATCTCTGCTCTAGCGGAGTGTTTGGACTGTCCAGAATTGAAGCTGTCAGCGGATGACTTCATCCATCAACACTTCACTGAGGTCTATAAATTGGATGAATTCCTCCAACTGAACGTCACCCAGCTCACACAGCTACTGCACCAAGACACACTCACTGTCCGGGCCGAGGACCAG atctATGAGTCTGCGGTGCGGTGGCTGAAGTATGATGTGTGTAACAGACAGAGTCACATGGTGGAGGTGTTGGGCTGTGTTCGTTTCCCTCTGGTGTCCAAAGCCTTCCTCTCTAAGACCGTCCAGGCTGAACCCCTCATACAGGACAACCCAGAGTGTCTCAAGATGGTCATCA GTGGGATGCGGTACCACCTGTTGTGCCCAGAGGATCGTGAGGAGTTGGGAGAGAACAGTCGCCCGCGGCGTAAGAAACACGACTACAGGATTGCTCTGTTTGGAGGCTCGCAACCACAGTCCTGCAGATACTTCAACCCTAAG GACTACAGCTGGTCAGACATTCGTTGTCCGTTTGAGAAGCGTCGTGATGCCACGGCGGTGTTCTGGGATAATGTTGTTTACATCCTGGGAGGATCTCAGCTGTTCCCCATCAAGAGGATGGACTGTTACAACGTACTGAAGGACAGCTGGTACTCCAAACTAG GCCCCCCTACACCACGGGACAGTCTGGCTGCTTGCGCCTCTCAGGGCAAGATCTACACCTCTGGAGGGTCGGAAGTAG gcaGCTCAGCATTGAACCTGTTTGAGTGTTATGACACGCGGTGTGAGTCATGGCAGACCAAAGCCAGTATGTTGATGCCTCGCTGTAGCCACGGCAGCGTGGAGGCCAATGGGCTCATCTACGTCTGCGGAGGGTCCCTAGGCAACAACGTCTCTGGGAGGGTCCTCAGCAACTGTGAGGTCTATGACTCCGTTAAGGAGGA aTGGAGGGAGCTGAGTGGGATGAGGGAAGCCAGGAAGAACCACGGTCTGGTGTTTGTCAACAACAGAATCTATGCTGTGGGAGGAATGAACGGACTGggtatggcacacacacacacacacacacacatacactgtcgAGTATGTTTGGGGTATATTTATATGTGTGAGTGTATAGGTGGGCTGGACTCGGTGGAGTACTATGACATCGGCAGGAATGAGTGGCACGTTGCCGCGGCGATGCCGTGGCGTGGGATGAACGTGAGGTGTGCTGCAGTCAGCGGAGTGATTTACGTACTGGCAGGTTTCCAGGGTGTCGGACGACTAGGACACATCCTGGAGTaccacactgacactgacag gtgggtgaCGTGCAGTAAGGTGAGAGCGTTCCCCGTCACCAGCTGTCTGATCTGTGTGGTGGACACCTGTGGGGCCAAGGAAGAGGAGACTGagtcaacacacactcacacagtaccCCCATCATCATCCACAGCATAA
- the klhl7 gene encoding kelch-like protein 7 isoform X3, protein MASTSMASAAVTGDKPSGSGSKKKNEKKFASKEESRFLSSIMGVMNNLRKQGTLCDVILVVQGKHIPAHRVVLAAASHFFSLMFTTSMMESTSHEVELRSAEPEIIELLVEFVYTARISVNSSNVQSLLDAANQYQIEPVKKMCVDFLKEQVDATNCLGISALAECLDCPELKLSADDFIHQHFTEVYKLDEFLQLNVTQLTQLLHQDTLTVRAEDQIYESAVRWLKYDVCNRQSHMVEVLGCVRFPLVSKAFLSKTVQAEPLIQDNPECLKMVISGMRYHLLCPEDREELGENSRPRRKKHDYRIALFGGSQPQSCRYFNPKDYSWSDIRCPFEKRRDATAVFWDNVVYILGGSQLFPIKRMDCYNVLKDSWYSKLGPPTPRDSLAACASQGKIYTSGGSEVGSSALNLFECYDTRCESWQTKASMLMPRCSHGSVEANGLIYVCGGSLGNNVSGRVLSNCEVYDSVKEEWRELSGMREARKNHGLVFVNNRIYAVGGMNGLGG, encoded by the exons ATGGCCAGCACCAGCATGGCTTCTGCAGCTGTAACAGGAGACAAACCCTCAGGTTCGGGTTCTAAGAAGAAGAATGAAAAGAAGTTTGCTTCCAAAGAGGAGTCCAGATTCCTGTCCAGTATCATGGGCGTCATGAACAACCTAAGGAAACAG GGTACCCTATGTGATGTGATCTTGGTGGTTCAGGGGAAACATATTCCTGCTCACAGAGTGGTTTTAGCTGCAGCCAGCCACTTCTTCAGCCTCATGTTTACTA cCAGCATGATGGAGTCTACCAGTCACGAGGTGGAGTTGAGGAGTGCTGAGCCTGAGATCATAGAACTGTTGGTGGAGTTTGTCTACACCGCTCG tatcTCAGTGAACAGCAGTAATGTCCAGTCTTTGCTGGATGCAGCCAACCAGTACCAGATAGAACCTGTGAAGAAGATGTGTGTTGACTTCCTAAAAGAGCAAGTCGATGCAACCAACTGTCTGG gCATCTCTGCTCTAGCGGAGTGTTTGGACTGTCCAGAATTGAAGCTGTCAGCGGATGACTTCATCCATCAACACTTCACTGAGGTCTATAAATTGGATGAATTCCTCCAACTGAACGTCACCCAGCTCACACAGCTACTGCACCAAGACACACTCACTGTCCGGGCCGAGGACCAG atctATGAGTCTGCGGTGCGGTGGCTGAAGTATGATGTGTGTAACAGACAGAGTCACATGGTGGAGGTGTTGGGCTGTGTTCGTTTCCCTCTGGTGTCCAAAGCCTTCCTCTCTAAGACCGTCCAGGCTGAACCCCTCATACAGGACAACCCAGAGTGTCTCAAGATGGTCATCA GTGGGATGCGGTACCACCTGTTGTGCCCAGAGGATCGTGAGGAGTTGGGAGAGAACAGTCGCCCGCGGCGTAAGAAACACGACTACAGGATTGCTCTGTTTGGAGGCTCGCAACCACAGTCCTGCAGATACTTCAACCCTAAG GACTACAGCTGGTCAGACATTCGTTGTCCGTTTGAGAAGCGTCGTGATGCCACGGCGGTGTTCTGGGATAATGTTGTTTACATCCTGGGAGGATCTCAGCTGTTCCCCATCAAGAGGATGGACTGTTACAACGTACTGAAGGACAGCTGGTACTCCAAACTAG GCCCCCCTACACCACGGGACAGTCTGGCTGCTTGCGCCTCTCAGGGCAAGATCTACACCTCTGGAGGGTCGGAAGTAG gcaGCTCAGCATTGAACCTGTTTGAGTGTTATGACACGCGGTGTGAGTCATGGCAGACCAAAGCCAGTATGTTGATGCCTCGCTGTAGCCACGGCAGCGTGGAGGCCAATGGGCTCATCTACGTCTGCGGAGGGTCCCTAGGCAACAACGTCTCTGGGAGGGTCCTCAGCAACTGTGAGGTCTATGACTCCGTTAAGGAGGA aTGGAGGGAGCTGAGTGGGATGAGGGAAGCCAGGAAGAACCACGGTCTGGTGTTTGTCAACAACAGAATCTATGCTGTGGGAGGAATGAACGGACTGg gtgggtga
- the aste1b gene encoding protein asteroid homolog 1: MGVHGLTSYVEGNRGLFQDVRFRDSRLVIDGCSLFFRLYLNHGLDQAHGGDYDAFAALLSTFISALEACNIQPYVVLDGGMDPSDKKLSTLRQRLQSKIQEAESLSRGRHGSVLPLLTRHVFIQVLSQRGVPLVQCPAEADWEIACLANQWGCPVLTNDSDFYIFDLPGGYIPFRFFQWASVSGSPPNHYIPARRYTVSGMCQHFRGMNRELLPLCAVLAGNDYTTEQTYKHIHTLLPQLTTGGKRGGRGGGSQSHIEGLLLWLSSFPGPEEALQEVGRLTGGVERGGGGERGRGGRGRGGEKSGLCSVLWSGMQEYHLTPQSRLSTWFSGGSSRSPEGLWAATPCPLPEWLCWAAGSGAMAPLVLDVLELRRVLLIPQVENSRLPSSHCSATAIRQALYGILLANQEQGERGETGWGEGHRVQRQGGQETQVEGQGERGRGGRQWGMRGRGRGQKQGMGQGSAEPSSGSGQGENNFPSAVESDRGMSVFVEEYDRHNLNLRKCQVEPRTHGTRLQLETLCQAPVSVRLGVLYHVLGVKESSLSPLPPHLRLALGVTGFWRREARPFPSLPQVQALLLGMVHGEMARNTHPGQSQNTAAERNLWMKLRLRPGDRRGFDVGVAHSLSQWQACLWSVLSLNQLLCLPLPEPDTAWLFSGSLVHGLVGRLRGGCSPESVLAAAPLSGHIYHSLLAALEDCMPNTLPSSSSGRRKRGRGGGEKGGRRGGAPSSQEINNRFALLMTEDEE; encoded by the exons ATGGGTGTCCATGGTCTGACCAGCTATGTGGAGGGTAACAGGGGCTTGTTCCAGGACGTCAGGTTCAGAGACAGCAGACTTGTGATAGATGGCTGTAGTCTGTTCTTCAGGCTCTATCTAAACCATGGACTGGATCAGGCACACGGAGGGGACTACGATGCCTTCGCTGCCCTACTGTCTACCTTCATCTCTGCACTGGAGGCCTGCAACATACAGCCTTATGTGGTGCTGGATGGCg gcatgGACCCCAGTGATAAGAAGCTGTCCACCCTGAGGCAGCGGCTGCAGAGTAAGATCCAAGAGGCTGAGTCTCTGTCCCGGGGCCGACACGGCTCCGTTCTCCCCCTCCTCACAAGACACGTCTTCatccag GTCCTCTCCCAGCGAGGTGTCCCGTTGGTCCAGTGCCCCGCCGAGGCAGACTGGGAGATTGCCTGCCTGGCCAATCAGTGGGGCTGTCCAGTTCTGACCAATGACAGCGACTTTTACATCTTTGACTTGCCAG GTGGTTATATTCCATTCCGGTTCTTCCAATGGGCCAGTGTTAGCGGTTCCCCTCCAAATCACTACATCCCAGCCAGACGCTACACGGTCAGTGGGATGTGCCAGCACTTCAGGGGAATGAACCGGGAACTTCTGCCGCTGTGTGCTGTCCTGGCAGGGAATGACTACACTACAGAACAAacctacaaacacatacacacactcctccCTCAGCTGACCacaggagggaagaggggaggcaggggCGGAGGGAGCCAATCCCATATAGAGGGCCTCCTTCTCTGGCTCTCCTCCTTCCCTGGACCTGAGGAGGCTCTGCAGGAGGTGGGGAGACTGACAGGaggagtagaaagaggaggaggaggagagagagggagaggaggaagggggagaggaggagagaagtccGGCCTGTGTTCTGTGCTGTGGTCAGGCATGCAAGAGTACCATCTGACTCCTCAGAGCCGTCTCTCTACCTGGTTCTCTGGAGGCTCATCCAGGTCGCCAGAGGGGCTGTGGGCTGCTACTCCCTGCCCGCTGCCAGAGTGGCTGTGCTGGGCCGCAGGGAGCGGGGCGATGGCCCCCCTGGTGCTGGATGTCCTGGAGCTCAGGAGGGTGCTGCTCATCCCTCAGGTGGAAAACAGCCGACTACCCAGCAGCCACTGCAGTGCCACGGCCATACGACAGGCCCTCTATGGGATCCTACTGGCCAATCAGGAGCAGGGCGAGAGGGGAGAGACGGGGTGGGGAGAGGGTCACAGGGTCCAGAGACAAGGTGGACAGGAGAcccaggtagagggacagggagaaagggggaggggaggaaggcaGTGGGGGatgaggggaaggggcagaggtcAGAAACAGGGTATGGGTCAGGGGAGTGCAGAGCCTTCCTCAGGCAGTGGTCAGGGTGAGAACAACTTCCCTAGCGCTGTGGAGAGTGACAGAGGTATGAGTGTGTTTGTGGAGGAGTACGACAGACACAATCTGAACCTGAGGAAGTGCCAGGTGGAGCCACGGACCCATGGAACCAGGCTACAACTTGAGACACTCTGCCAG GCTCCTGTGTCAGTGCGGCTGGGAGTACTGTATCATGTTCTGGGGGTGAAGGagtcctctctgtcccccctacCTCCTCACCTTAGGCTGGCCCTTGGAGTGACTGGGTTCTGGAGGAGAGAGGCCAGACCTTTTCCCTCTCTACCCCAGGTACAGGCTCTGCTGCTGGGCATGGTCCATGGAGAGATGGCCCGGAACACTCATCCTGGACAGAGCCAGAACACAG CCGCAGAACGGAACCTGTGGATGAAGCTTCGCCTGCGGCCAGGAGACAGGCGGGGTTTCGATGTGGGCGTGGCTCATTCCCTCAGCCAATGGCAGGCCTGCCTGTGGAGTGTGCTCAGTCTGAACCAGCTACTGTGTCTGCCCCTGCCTGAACCAGACACAGCATG GTTATTCAGTGGTAGTCTGGTCCATGGTTTGGTTGGCCGTCTGAGAGGGGGTTGTTCTCCTGAGTCTGTTCTGGCTGCAGCTCCTCTCTCTGGGCATATCTACCACTCCCTACTGGCTGCTCTGGAGGACTGCATGCCAAATACACTACCCTCATCATcatcagggaggaggaagagggggagaggaggaggagagaaaggagggagaaggggaggagccCCTTCCTCCCAGGAGATAAACAACAGGTTTGCTCTGCTGATGACTGAGGATGAAGagtga
- the LOC129819924 gene encoding SWI/SNF complex subunit SMARCC1-like, translating to MATTSGGPNIGTPGTSQSPHTTMAQRKKDGSPSARYWESHDSLVQLETVRQWIGKHYKKYVQADSPSCQALASLALQLLQFQEEVFGRRAEIRTHTKLPSRCFLDLRPGGGLCHILGSAYKFKTDQGWRRFDLQNSSRTDRNVEMFTTLEKTLVQNSCLSRPVVYVDQEVDQNLNSRLADIVAKHQGSLTEDRTQASHHIYPRPAVTDQDWEWVRPVMRKDNYVLVHWGRHPDSYDSWLSSSDVEGEVQEPPHTHRPWRVHAGWVLDTEVYNEWMNEEDYLVDDRNVPLILRRRVHVTDQQDRKFTPVKKRRRSPSPPSSDGKKKGGKKSGGFKRRGPKEEEEEVEEDLTKDMEDPTPVPNMEEIILPKNVNPKKDSENTPVKGGMMTDLDEIEDDSLLPGGREDEEGREGLRLSDGEDNITEQTHHIIVPSYTAWFNYNCIHQIEKRALPEFFNGQNKSKSPEIYLAYRNFMIDSYRLNPQEYLSSTSCRRNLTGDVCAVMRVHALLEQWGLVNYQVDAESRPLPMGPPPTPHFNTLADTPSGLAPLQHRPLQVSSSQQMLFFPERSVEKPSDSQNFGLRTDLYARKHPKSKGTSSGRDWTEQETLLLLEALEVYRDDWNKVSEHVGSRTQDECILHFLRLPIEDPYLEDSASSLGPLAYQPVPFSQSENPVMSTVAFLASVVDPRVASAAAKAALEEFCRVREEADKVLEFPALNEAEKADVMDGEKMETDSGSQQPLQVDRQTVLEPSGGERSVEGERVKRENAEMTVTEERDGDSGGNLETDRGEKDEIAGRWREVERDEGRRLAELELVDGTVTTAAAAALGAAATKAKHLAAVEERKIKSLVALLVETQMKKLEIKLRHFEELETIMDREKEALEQQRQQLLSERQSFHSEQLKHAEMKILQQREQQAPYTPQHTGQSMPSQMMPTGGNSLTMAPRHPGAPNGMYPPAQPDGIAPTQPGPPSTAIHSRGAET from the exons ATGGCGACAACGTCAGGGGGACCCAACATCGGGACTCccgggaccagccagagtccaCACACCACTATGGCACAGCGGAAAAAAGACGGGAGTCCGTCCGCGAGGTACTGGGAGAGCCACGACTCCCTGGTTCAGCTCGAGACGGTGCGACAGTGGATCGGGAAGCATTACAAAAAG TATGTGCAGGCAGACTCTCCATCCTGCCAGGCTCTAGCCTCCCTCGCCCTTCAGCTGCTTCAGTTCCAGGAGGAAGTGTTCGGCAGACGGGCCGAAATCCGCACACACACCAAACTACCT TCTCGGTGCTTCCTGGACCTGCGCCCAGGAGGCGGGCTTTGCCACATCCTTGGCTCTGCCTACAAGTTCAAGACTGATCAAGGCTG GAGAAGGTTTGACCTACAGAACTCCTCCAGGACGGACCGTAACGTAGAGATGTTTACTACTCTAGAGAAGACCCTGGTCCAGAATAGCTGTCTGTCGAGGCCCGTCGTGTATGTGGACCAGGAGGTGGATCAGAACCTGAACAGCAGACTGGCTGACATCGTCGCCAAACaccag GGTTCGTTGACTGAGGACAGAACCCAAGCCTCTCACCACATCTACCCCCGTCCAGCTGTCACAGAccaag ATTGGGAGTGGGTGCGCCCTGTCATGCGGAAGGACAACTATGTGTTGGTGCACTGGGGCAGGCaccctgacag CTACGATAGCTGGCTGTCCTCCAGTGACGTAGAGGGAGAGGTGCAggaacctccacacacacacagaccttggagg gtgcaCGCAGGCTGGGTGTTGGATACAGAGGTGTATAATGAGTGGATGAACGAAGAAGACTACCTGGTAGATGACAGAAACGTTCCTCTCATCCTCCGCCGGAGAGTCCATGTCACAGaccaacag gACCGTAAGTTTACTCCAGTGAAGAAGAGAAGacgctccccctctcctccctcttccgatggcaaaaagaaaggaggaaagAAGAG TGGTGGGTTTAAGAGGCGTGGGccaaaggaggaagaggaagaggtagaggaggatCTGACTAAAGATATGGAGGATCCAACACCTGTCCCTAATATGGAAGAAATTATACTGCCTAAGAATG tgaACCCAAAGAAGGACAGTGAGAACACTCCTGTCAAAGGAGGGATGATGACTGACCTGG ATGAAATTGAGGATGACTCTCTGCTTCCTGGTGGAAGG gaggatgaggagggcagagaggggctGCGTCTGTCAGATGGAGAAGACAACATCACAGAACAAACTCACCACATCATCGTCCCGTCCTACACCGCCTGGTTCAACTATAACTG TATTCACCAGATCGAGAAACGAGCTCTTCCAGAGTTCTTTAACGGACAGAACAAGTCCAAATCTCCAGAGAT ataccTGGCGTATCGTAACTTCATGATTGACTCGTACCGGCTGAACCCCCAGGAGTACCTCAGCTCCACCTCCTGCAGACGGAACCTGACAGGAGACGTATGCGCCGTCATGAG GGTCCATGCGTTGTTGGAGCAGTGGGGGTTAGTGAACTACCAGGTGGATGCAGAAAGCAGACCTCTCCCTATGGGACCCCCTCCCACCCCTCACTTCAACACACTGGCTGATACACCCTCAGGACTGGCCCCGCTGCAGCACAGAccactacag GTGTCGTCCTCCCAGCAGATGTTATTCTTCCCTGAGAGAAGTGTAGAGAAGCCCTCAGACTCTCAGAACTTTGGCCTCAGAACAGACCTGTATGCCAGGAAACACCCCAAGAGTAAAGGAACCAGTTCAGGGAGGGATTGGACAGAACAGGAGACCCTCCTACTGTTGGAG GCGTTAGAGGTCTATAGAGACGACTGGAACAAGGTGTCAGAACACGTGGGGTCTCGTACCCAGGACGAGTGCATCCTCCACTTCCTGCGCCTGCCAATAGAAGACCCTTATCTGGAGGACTCCGCCTCCTCTCTTGGCCCATTGGCCTACCAGCCCGttcctttcagccaatcagagaaTCCGGTGATGAGCACCGTGGCGTTCTTGGCATCCGTGGTTGATCCCCGAGTTGCCTCCGCCGCTGCCAAGGCTGctctgg aggagTTTTGTCGTGTGCGTGAGGAAGCTGACAAGGTTCTGGAGTTCCCTGCACTCAATGAGGCTGAGAAGGCAG ATGTGATGGATGGTGAGAAGATGGAGACTGACTCTGGCTCCCAGCAGCCTCTACAG gtggatAGACAGACGGTTCTAGAGCCCAGTGGAGGAGAGCGATCAGTGGAGGGAGAACGAGTTAAGAGAGAGAATGCTGAAATGACagtcacagaggagagagacggcGATAGCGGAGGGAACCtcgagacag ACCGAGGGGAGAAGGATGAGATTGCGGGACGATGGAGGGAAGTAGAGCGGGATGAAGGGAGGAGACTAGCAGAGCTGGAGTTGGTAGATGGGACAGTTACCACGGCAGCAGCAGCTGCTCTAGGCGCCGCCGCTACTAAGGCCAAG CACCTAGCAgcggtagaggagaggaagatcaAGTCTCTGGTGGCTCTGCTGGTGGAGACTCAGATGAAGAAGCTGGAGATCAAACTGAGACACTTTGAGGAGCTGGAGACCATCATGGACCGAGAGAAAGAGGCT TTGGAGCAACAGCGTCAGCAGCTGTTGTCAGAGCGACAGAGTTTCCACTCTGAGCAGCTGAAACATGCAGAGATGAAgattctacagcagagagagcagcaaGCACCATACACTCCACAACACACAG GTCAGTCCATGCCCAGCCAGATGATGCCTACTGGGGGAAACTCTCTCACCATGGCCCCTCGACACCCTGGAGCTCCCAACGGCATGT ACCCACCAGCACAGCCTGATGGGATAGCTCCGACGCAGCCTGGTCCTCCAAGCACAGCCATACACAGCCGGGGAGCAGAAACATGA